The proteins below are encoded in one region of Bosea sp. BIWAKO-01:
- a CDS encoding HlyD family type I secretion periplasmic adaptor subunit, translating into MNRSDPTQHVARLSPLIAPVDPKTLAPAPADVGSANGFQRHPMNNDTPQSTVPPTASDAAARPAIGRLIGRCRAGVTAGAAFLVTRDRLADTADARNDTLASRVERAFNRELRIGLRVLIAGGVSIGAWSALMPLAGAVSVPGNLVVQSNVKAIQHPTGGIVAQIPVQNGMRVNAGDLLLQLDATQARASLQVVSKQLDEFRVRIARLMAERDGQAQIETPPEMAARLAETGVSALLASEESLFKARANARQSQKDLLQSRVAQLGEEISGLDAQLKSKASQLELIAGELSGIKTLYDKKLVPLTRFTTLQRESARIEGERGQLISAIAETKAKIGEAQLQIVRIDQDFRTDVVKELGEARGKEAELVERGVSARDLLDRIDIRAPTSGVIHQLAAHTIGGVVRAGDTVMEVVPDSDDLQVEARLQPNDIDQVRSGQKAFIRFSAFNQRVTPQLTGVVSYVSPDISRDQQTNASFFTVRVALPSDERRRLVGSTLVSGMPAEVFMQTGSRTMMSYLLKPISDQLHRAFIER; encoded by the coding sequence GTGAACCGCAGTGACCCCACGCAGCATGTCGCGCGTCTGAGTCCGCTCATCGCACCTGTCGACCCGAAGACGTTGGCGCCTGCGCCGGCAGATGTCGGGTCGGCCAATGGATTTCAACGGCACCCGATGAATAACGATACTCCCCAATCGACTGTTCCGCCCACGGCAAGCGACGCTGCGGCCAGGCCGGCGATTGGCCGGTTGATCGGCAGGTGCCGCGCCGGGGTGACGGCTGGCGCAGCGTTCCTGGTCACGCGCGACCGTCTGGCTGACACGGCGGATGCCCGGAATGATACTCTGGCGTCGCGGGTCGAACGCGCGTTCAACCGCGAACTCAGGATTGGCCTTCGGGTTTTGATCGCCGGCGGAGTCTCGATCGGTGCGTGGAGTGCATTGATGCCGCTGGCCGGCGCGGTCTCCGTTCCCGGCAATCTGGTCGTTCAATCGAACGTCAAGGCGATCCAGCATCCGACCGGCGGAATTGTCGCGCAGATTCCGGTCCAGAATGGCATGCGGGTGAACGCTGGCGATCTGCTGCTGCAACTGGATGCAACCCAGGCGCGGGCGAGTCTCCAGGTTGTGAGCAAGCAGCTTGATGAATTCCGGGTTCGGATTGCACGGCTGATGGCCGAGCGCGACGGCCAAGCGCAGATCGAAACTCCGCCCGAGATGGCCGCGCGTTTGGCGGAGACCGGGGTCAGCGCGCTTCTGGCATCGGAAGAGTCACTGTTCAAGGCTCGCGCGAATGCGCGTCAAAGCCAGAAGGACTTGCTGCAGAGCCGTGTCGCGCAACTCGGCGAAGAGATTTCAGGCCTCGATGCCCAGCTCAAGTCCAAGGCAAGCCAGCTGGAATTGATCGCGGGCGAACTCTCCGGAATCAAGACGCTGTATGACAAGAAGCTTGTGCCACTGACGCGATTTACGACCCTGCAGCGAGAGTCCGCGCGTATCGAGGGCGAGCGGGGTCAACTGATCTCCGCCATCGCCGAGACAAAAGCAAAGATCGGCGAGGCACAGCTTCAGATCGTCCGGATCGATCAGGACTTTCGGACCGATGTCGTGAAGGAACTCGGCGAAGCCAGGGGCAAGGAGGCCGAGCTCGTAGAGCGCGGCGTTTCCGCGCGAGACCTCCTCGACCGGATCGATATTCGTGCACCGACGTCTGGCGTCATTCACCAGCTTGCTGCGCACACGATCGGCGGTGTCGTCCGCGCTGGCGACACGGTCATGGAAGTCGTGCCGGATTCCGACGATCTGCAGGTCGAGGCGCGGCTCCAGCCCAACGACATCGACCAGGTGCGGTCGGGTCAGAAAGCGTTCATCCGCTTTTCCGCCTTCAACCAACGTGTGACGCCGCAGCTCACGGGTGTGGTATCCTATGTTTCTCCCGACATCAGCCGTGACCAGCAGACCAATGCGTCGTTCTTCACGGTGAGGGTCGCCCTTCCCAGCGACGAACGTCGCCGGTTGGTCGGCTCGACGCTCGTTTCGGGAATGCCGGCGGAGGTCTTCATGCAGACAGGGAGCCGCACCATGATGAGCTACCTGCTGAAGCCGATCTCCGACCAGTTGCACCGTGCCTTTATCGAGCGCTGA
- the pncB gene encoding nicotinate phosphoribosyltransferase: protein MTLTDIATRTYNHGWRLDPIIRSLLDTDFYKLLMLQMIRSFHPDVRVTFSLINRSRHIRLADLVDENELRAQLDHARGLRFSKKELIWLAGNSFYGRTQMFSPDFLAWLAEFQLPEYELRRVDGQYELHFSGPWTHSTMWEVPALAIINELRARRVMVGQKRFSLDVLYARAKAKMWAKVERLQQLPELRLSDFGTRRRHGHLWQRWCVEALKEGLGARFTGTSNVLLAMDNDLEAIGTNAHELPMVLAALADSDEAMLAAPYRVLEEWSKVYGGNLLIALPDAFGSTDFLRRAPDWVADWTGFRPDSAPPIAAGEQIIAWWREKGRDPREKLLVFSDGLDVAAIERVYQHFDGKVRMAFGWGTDLTNDLVGCSPDGSRALDPMSLVCKVTRVNGQPAVKLSDNPDKASGEPGEVGRYRRVFGAHAKSSQ, encoded by the coding sequence ATGACCCTGACCGATATCGCGACGAGAACCTACAATCACGGCTGGCGGCTCGACCCGATCATTCGCAGCCTGCTCGATACGGATTTCTACAAGCTGCTGATGCTGCAGATGATCCGGAGCTTTCATCCGGATGTGCGGGTCACCTTCTCGCTGATCAACCGGTCCCGCCATATCCGGCTTGCCGATCTTGTCGATGAGAACGAGCTCAGGGCGCAGCTCGATCATGCCCGCGGTTTGCGCTTCAGCAAGAAGGAATTGATCTGGCTCGCGGGCAACAGCTTCTACGGCAGGACGCAGATGTTCTCGCCGGATTTCCTTGCCTGGCTCGCCGAGTTCCAGTTGCCGGAATACGAGCTCAGGCGGGTGGACGGCCAGTACGAACTGCATTTCAGCGGCCCCTGGACGCACAGCACGATGTGGGAGGTGCCGGCGCTGGCGATCATCAACGAGTTGCGCGCGCGCCGGGTGATGGTTGGTCAGAAGCGCTTCTCGCTCGATGTGCTCTATGCGCGCGCCAAAGCGAAGATGTGGGCGAAGGTCGAGCGTCTGCAGCAATTGCCGGAGCTGCGCCTCTCGGATTTCGGCACGCGGCGCCGCCATGGACATCTCTGGCAGCGCTGGTGCGTCGAGGCGCTGAAGGAGGGGCTCGGCGCACGCTTCACGGGCACCTCGAATGTGCTGCTCGCCATGGACAATGATCTCGAGGCGATCGGCACCAACGCGCATGAGCTGCCGATGGTGCTCGCGGCGCTGGCAGACAGCGACGAGGCGATGCTGGCTGCGCCCTACCGTGTGCTCGAGGAATGGAGCAAGGTCTATGGCGGCAATCTTCTGATCGCATTGCCCGACGCCTTCGGATCCACCGATTTCCTGCGGCGTGCGCCCGACTGGGTTGCGGACTGGACAGGGTTCCGTCCCGATAGTGCCCCGCCGATTGCCGCCGGCGAGCAGATCATCGCCTGGTGGCGCGAGAAGGGGCGCGATCCGCGCGAAAAGCTGCTGGTTTTCTCGGATGGGCTCGACGTCGCCGCGATCGAACGCGTCTACCAGCATTTCGATGGAAAGGTGCGTATGGCCTTCGGCTGGGGCACCGATCTCACCAACGACCTCGTCGGATGCTCGCCGGACGGTTCGCGCGCGCTCGACCCGATGTCGCTGGTCTGCAAGGTGACGCGGGTCAATGGTCAACCGGCGGTGAAGCTCTCCGACAATCCCGACAAGGCTTCGGGCGAGCCAGGCGAAGTCGGGCGCTATCGGCGGGTGTTCGGGGCGCACGCCAAATCTTCGCAATAG
- the tuf gene encoding elongation factor Tu, producing the protein MAKEKFARTKPHCNIGTIGHVDHGKTSLTAAITKVLAETGGASFTAYDQIDKAPEEKARGITISTAHVEYETANRHYAHVDCPGHADYVKNMITGAAQMDGAILVVSAADGPMPQTREHILLARQVGVPALVVFMNKVDLVDDAELLELVEMEIRELLSKYDFPGDDIPITKGSAKAALDNVSPEIGHDAVLELMKTVDAYIPQPERPIDQPFLMPVEDVFSISGRGTVVTGRVERGIVKVGEEIEIVGLKDTVKTTVTGVEMFRKLLDQGQAGDNIGALLRGTKREDVERGQVLCKPGSVKPHTKFKAEAYILTKEEGGRHTPFFTNYRPQFYFRTTDVTGVVHLPEGTEMVMPGDNIAMEVHLIVPIAMEEKLRFAIREGGRTVGAGVVASIIA; encoded by the coding sequence ATGGCCAAAGAGAAGTTTGCGCGGACGAAGCCGCACTGCAATATCGGAACGATTGGTCACGTTGACCATGGCAAGACGTCTTTGACGGCTGCGATCACGAAGGTGCTGGCTGAGACCGGCGGCGCGTCGTTCACGGCGTATGACCAGATTGACAAGGCGCCTGAGGAGAAGGCCCGCGGCATCACGATCTCGACGGCCCACGTCGAGTACGAGACTGCGAACCGTCACTATGCGCATGTCGACTGCCCCGGCCACGCCGACTACGTGAAGAACATGATCACGGGTGCGGCGCAGATGGACGGCGCGATCCTGGTGGTGTCGGCTGCCGACGGCCCGATGCCGCAGACGCGCGAGCACATCCTGCTGGCGCGCCAGGTCGGCGTTCCGGCGCTGGTGGTGTTCATGAACAAGGTCGACCTGGTCGACGACGCGGAGCTGCTCGAGCTGGTCGAGATGGAGATCCGCGAGCTGCTGTCGAAGTACGACTTCCCGGGCGACGACATCCCGATCACCAAGGGCTCGGCCAAGGCTGCGCTGGACAACGTCTCGCCCGAGATCGGCCATGACGCGGTTCTCGAGCTGATGAAGACGGTCGACGCCTATATCCCGCAGCCGGAGCGTCCGATCGATCAGCCGTTCCTGATGCCGGTCGAAGACGTGTTCTCGATCTCGGGCCGTGGCACGGTGGTGACCGGTCGCGTCGAGCGCGGCATCGTCAAGGTTGGCGAGGAAATCGAGATCGTCGGCCTGAAGGACACCGTGAAGACGACGGTGACCGGCGTCGAGATGTTCCGCAAGCTGCTGGACCAGGGCCAGGCTGGCGACAACATCGGTGCGCTGCTGCGCGGCACGAAGCGCGAGGACGTCGAGCGCGGCCAGGTGCTGTGCAAGCCGGGTTCGGTGAAGCCGCACACCAAGTTCAAGGCCGAGGCCTACATCCTGACGAAGGAAGAGGGCGGCCGTCATACGCCGTTCTTCACCAACTACCGCCCTCAGTTCTACTTCCGCACGACGGACGTGACCGGCGTGGTGCACCTGCCTGAGGGCACCGAGATGGTGATGCCTGGCGACAACATCGCCATGGAAGTGCACCTGATCGTGCCGATCGCGATGGAGGAGAAGCTGCGCTTCGCCATCCGCGAAGGCGGCAGGACCGTCGGCGCCGGCGTCGTCGCCAGCATCATCGCCTGA